A DNA window from Sphingomonas profundi contains the following coding sequences:
- a CDS encoding arginyltransferase, with protein MTAQFRFPRFFVTTPSPCPYLAGKTERKVFTELSGPHAGELNDALGRIGFRRSQGVAYRPSCIDCSACVSVRVVSAEFHPNASQRKLMRRHDDLAITACKPWTTEEQFDLLRRYLAARHPGGGMADMDEQDFADMVEQTPVNTYVIEYREPGGRLVGACLSDQQADGLSMIYSFFEPDDPARPGLGTYIILDHITRAARANLPYVYLGYWVKGSARMQYKVRFKPIERLGPAGWQRFEPGETALAAKALAPARASRVSA; from the coding sequence GTGACCGCGCAATTCCGCTTTCCGCGTTTTTTCGTGACCACGCCGTCGCCCTGTCCGTATCTTGCCGGCAAGACCGAGCGGAAGGTGTTCACCGAACTCAGCGGCCCGCACGCCGGCGAGCTGAACGATGCGCTGGGCCGCATCGGCTTCCGCCGCAGCCAGGGCGTCGCCTACCGGCCGAGCTGCATCGACTGCTCCGCCTGCGTCTCCGTCCGCGTCGTCAGCGCGGAGTTCCACCCCAATGCCAGCCAGCGCAAGCTGATGCGGCGGCATGACGACCTGGCGATCACCGCCTGCAAGCCGTGGACGACGGAGGAGCAGTTCGATCTGCTGCGCCGCTACCTCGCCGCGCGTCACCCCGGCGGCGGCATGGCCGACATGGACGAGCAGGACTTCGCCGACATGGTGGAGCAGACGCCGGTCAACACCTACGTCATCGAGTATCGCGAACCCGGCGGCCGGCTGGTGGGGGCGTGCCTGAGCGACCAGCAGGCGGACGGCCTCTCGATGATCTACAGCTTCTTCGAGCCGGACGATCCCGCCCGCCCGGGCCTCGGCACCTACATCATCCTCGATCACATCACCCGCGCTGCGCGGGCGAACCTGCCTTACGTCTATCTCGGCTACTGGGTGAAGGGATCGGCGCGGATGCAGTACAAGGTCCGCTTCAAGCCGATCGAGCGGCTGGGGCCGGCGGGGTGGCAGCGCTTCGAACCCGGCGAGACGGCGCTGGCAGCGAAGGCGCTCGCGCCGGCACGGGCATCGAGGGTCTCGGCCTAG
- the rpsD gene encoding 30S ribosomal protein S4 → MTKRTSAKYKLDRRMGENIWGRPKSPVNKREYGPGQHGQRRKSKVSDYGVQLKAKQKLKGYYGDITEKQFKRSYTDASKMKGDTSQNLIGLLERRLDMVVYRAKFAPTIFAARQIVNHGHILVNGVKCNIASRRVNPGDEITLGTKAQEMALVMEAQGLSERDIPDYVSPDGAAKITYVRVPTLDEVPYPVKMEPNLVVEFYSR, encoded by the coding sequence ATGACGAAGCGCACCAGCGCCAAGTACAAGCTCGATCGCCGCATGGGCGAGAATATCTGGGGCCGGCCGAAGTCCCCGGTGAACAAGCGCGAGTACGGCCCTGGCCAGCACGGCCAGCGCCGCAAGAGCAAGGTCTCCGATTACGGCGTGCAGCTGAAGGCCAAGCAGAAGCTGAAGGGCTATTACGGCGACATCACCGAGAAGCAGTTCAAGCGCAGCTACACCGATGCGTCCAAGATGAAGGGCGATACCTCGCAGAACCTGATCGGTCTGCTGGAGCGGCGGCTCGACATGGTCGTCTACCGCGCCAAGTTCGCGCCGACGATCTTCGCCGCCCGCCAGATCGTGAACCACGGCCACATCCTGGTGAACGGCGTGAAGTGCAACATCGCGTCGCGCCGGGTGAATCCGGGCGACGAGATCACGCTTGGCACCAAGGCGCAGGAGATGGCACTGGTGATGGAGGCGCAGGGCCTCAGCGAGCGCGACATCCCCGACTATGTCTCGCCGGACGGCGCCGCCAAGATCACCTACGTCCGCGTGCCGACGCTGGACGAGGTGCCCTATCCGGTGAAGATGGAGCCGAACCTGGTCGTCGAGTTCTACTCGCGCTGA
- the gph gene encoding phosphoglycolate phosphatase (PGP is an essential enzyme in the glycolate salvage pathway in higher organisms (photorespiration in plants). Phosphoglycolate results from the oxidase activity of RubisCO in the Calvin cycle when concentrations of carbon dioxide are low relative to oxygen. This enzyme is a member of the Haloacid Dehalogenase (HAD) superfamily of aspartate-nucleophile hydrolase enzymes (PF00702).), with protein sequence MNRFPFDVVAFDLDGTLADTAPDLTAALNHALGRLGRAAVPAESVRHMVGHGARALLQKGLAATGDANEALVEAGFPMFLDYYEAHIADGTRAFDGLEAALDGLAGMGVRLAICTNKLEGLSRRLVSALGWDDRFAALVGGDTLPVRKPDPAPLREAIRRAGGGRAAFVGDSITDTDTARAAAIPCVAVSFGFSDRPPQQLGATALIDHFDALIPALERIG encoded by the coding sequence ATGAACCGCTTTCCCTTCGATGTCGTGGCCTTCGATCTGGATGGCACGCTGGCCGATACGGCACCCGATCTCACCGCCGCGCTCAACCACGCGCTCGGCCGGCTGGGGCGCGCGGCGGTGCCGGCCGAGTCGGTGCGGCACATGGTGGGCCATGGCGCCCGCGCGCTGCTGCAGAAGGGCCTCGCCGCTACGGGCGATGCGAACGAGGCGCTGGTGGAGGCGGGCTTCCCCATGTTCCTCGACTATTACGAGGCCCATATCGCCGACGGCACGCGCGCGTTCGACGGGCTGGAGGCCGCGCTCGACGGGCTGGCCGGCATGGGCGTGCGGCTGGCGATCTGCACCAATAAGCTGGAGGGGCTGAGCCGCCGCCTCGTCTCCGCCCTCGGCTGGGACGATCGCTTCGCGGCATTGGTGGGCGGCGACACGCTGCCGGTGCGCAAGCCCGATCCCGCACCGCTGCGCGAGGCGATCCGCCGCGCCGGCGGCGGCCGCGCCGCGTTCGTGGGCGATTCGATCACCGACACGGACACCGCCCGCGCCGCCGCCATTCCCTGCGTGGCGGTGAGCTTCGGCTTCTCGGACCGGCCGCCGCAGCAGCTGGGCGCGACGGCGCTGATCGACCATTTCGACGCGCTGATCCCGGCGCTGGAGCGGATCGGGTAA
- a CDS encoding amidohydrolase codes for MALAAAAAAVTIAAPALADGLVDNVNGYTLDGKGRVQRFTGLLIDRQGKVSRLYEGKEKRPTAALDYKLDAGGRTLIPGLIDAHGHVMALGMQALSLDLSDTATLAEAQAKLRRWAADHPNLRWITGGGWNQERWGLGRMPTAADLDAAVPDRPVWLSRVDGHAAVANSAALALAGVTARTPQPTGGRIEMAGGRPTGTFIDAATALVEKAVPPPLPRERDAAFARAQELLIANGITAVADMGTSTDDWLVMRRAGDAGRLAVRVMAYASGIEPLAAIAGTGPTPWLYDGRLRMAGVKLYADGALGSRGAWLKADYADAPRQRGLQFLDDAKLRNLMSRAAMDGFQVAVHAIGDAANAQVLDAIDELAETYKGDRRWRIEHAQIVDPADLPRFSRNGTVASMQPTHETSDWRMAEARLGPARLAGAYAWRTMLDEKVPLAFGSDFPVERPDPFAGLAAAISREDAAGEPAGGWLPAQKLTFVEAMAAFTTGAAYAGFAEDRIGSLTPGHYADFVLIDRDIFEAAPRDIRATRVIETWIGGKRTVAGK; via the coding sequence CTGGCGCTGGCGGCCGCCGCCGCCGCCGTGACGATCGCCGCGCCGGCCCTCGCCGACGGCCTCGTCGATAATGTCAACGGCTATACGCTTGACGGCAAGGGGCGCGTGCAGCGTTTCACCGGCCTGCTGATCGATCGCCAGGGCAAGGTTTCCCGGCTGTACGAGGGCAAAGAGAAGCGGCCGACCGCCGCGCTCGACTACAAGCTCGATGCCGGCGGCCGCACGCTGATCCCCGGCCTGATCGATGCACACGGCCACGTCATGGCGCTCGGCATGCAGGCGCTGTCGCTCGACCTGTCGGACACGGCGACCTTGGCGGAGGCGCAGGCGAAGCTGCGGCGCTGGGCGGCCGACCATCCGAACCTGCGCTGGATCACCGGCGGCGGCTGGAATCAGGAGCGATGGGGCCTCGGCCGCATGCCGACGGCCGCCGATCTCGACGCGGCGGTGCCGGACCGGCCGGTGTGGCTGTCGCGGGTGGATGGTCACGCCGCCGTCGCCAACTCCGCCGCGCTGGCGCTGGCCGGGGTGACGGCCAGGACGCCGCAGCCCACCGGCGGGCGTATCGAGATGGCCGGCGGCCGGCCGACCGGCACCTTCATCGATGCGGCCACCGCGCTCGTCGAGAAAGCGGTGCCGCCGCCGCTGCCGCGCGAGCGCGACGCCGCCTTCGCCCGCGCGCAGGAGCTGCTGATAGCCAACGGCATCACCGCCGTGGCCGACATGGGAACCAGCACCGACGACTGGCTGGTGATGCGGCGCGCCGGCGATGCCGGGCGGCTGGCCGTGCGCGTGATGGCCTATGCCAGCGGGATAGAGCCGCTGGCCGCCATCGCCGGCACCGGGCCGACGCCGTGGCTGTACGACGGGCGGCTGCGCATGGCCGGGGTGAAGCTCTACGCCGATGGCGCGCTCGGCTCGCGCGGGGCGTGGCTGAAGGCGGACTATGCCGATGCGCCCAGGCAGCGCGGCCTGCAATTCCTCGACGACGCCAAGCTGCGCAACCTGATGAGCCGGGCGGCGATGGACGGCTTCCAGGTGGCCGTCCACGCAATCGGCGACGCCGCCAACGCGCAGGTGCTCGACGCAATCGACGAGCTGGCCGAGACGTACAAGGGCGATCGCCGCTGGCGCATCGAACATGCCCAGATCGTCGATCCGGCGGACCTGCCGCGCTTCTCCAGGAACGGCACCGTCGCCTCCATGCAACCGACGCACGAGACGTCAGACTGGCGCATGGCCGAGGCGCGGCTCGGCCCGGCGCGGCTGGCGGGCGCCTATGCGTGGCGGACGATGCTGGACGAGAAGGTGCCGCTGGCCTTTGGATCGGACTTTCCGGTGGAGCGGCCGGACCCGTTCGCGGGGCTGGCGGCCGCGATCAGCCGCGAGGATGCGGCCGGCGAGCCGGCGGGCGGCTGGCTGCCCGCGCAGAAGCTGACCTTCGTCGAGGCGATGGCGGCCTTCACCACCGGCGCCGCTTATGCCGGCTTCGCCGAGGACCGCATCGGCAGCCTGACGCCCGGCCACTATGCCGATTTCGTGCTGATCGACCGCGACATCTTCGAGGCCGCCCCGCGCGACATTCGCGCCACCCGGGTGATCGAGACCTGGATCGGCGGCAAGCGCACGGTGGCAGGCAAGTAG
- the glmU gene encoding bifunctional UDP-N-acetylglucosamine diphosphorylase/glucosamine-1-phosphate N-acetyltransferase GlmU: MSRPPLAAIILAAGKGTRMRSDLHKVLHPIAGRPMLGHLLGAVDELSPAARVVVVGSGRDQVERLAAPLGVGLAVQEPQLGTAHAVQQAGGFLSAFAGDVIILYGDVPLVRAETMARMLDRLNEADAPAVVVLGFRPADTLAYGRIAETGGLIDTMVEHKDATAEERALGLCNSGLMAVRSADLWRLLDKVGNANAAGEYYLPDIVMLAAAEGRRSAVIEAEPWEVAGINSRAELAEVEAAWQQRRRAAAMAEGATLIAPDTVWFAHDTRIGRDVTVEPNVFFGPGAVVADGVTIRAFSHIEGATIAAGAEIGPYARLRPGAEIGAKAKVGNFVEVKQARLGAGAKANHLSYIGDADIGAGANIGAGTITCNYDGFFKYRTVVGANAFIGSNSALVAPVSVGEGAIVGAGTVLTRGVAAGALAIVRAPQQDKDGWATRFRERMAAKKAAAKT; encoded by the coding sequence ATGTCCCGCCCGCCTCTCGCCGCCATCATCCTCGCCGCCGGTAAGGGCACGCGGATGCGATCCGATCTCCACAAGGTGCTGCACCCGATCGCCGGCCGGCCGATGCTGGGGCACCTGCTCGGCGCCGTCGACGAGCTGTCGCCGGCCGCGCGCGTGGTGGTGGTCGGCAGCGGGCGCGATCAGGTGGAGCGGCTGGCCGCGCCGCTGGGCGTGGGGCTGGCGGTGCAGGAGCCGCAGCTGGGCACGGCGCATGCGGTGCAGCAGGCCGGCGGCTTCCTCTCCGCTTTCGCGGGCGACGTCATCATCCTCTACGGCGACGTGCCGCTGGTGCGGGCGGAGACGATGGCGCGCATGCTCGACCGGCTGAACGAGGCCGATGCGCCGGCGGTGGTGGTGCTCGGCTTCCGCCCGGCCGATACGCTGGCCTACGGCCGCATCGCCGAGACCGGCGGCCTGATCGACACGATGGTCGAGCACAAGGATGCGACGGCGGAGGAGCGGGCGCTGGGCCTCTGCAATTCCGGGCTGATGGCGGTGCGCAGCGCCGATCTGTGGCGGTTGCTGGACAAGGTGGGCAACGCCAACGCCGCCGGCGAATATTATCTGCCGGACATCGTGATGCTGGCCGCCGCCGAGGGCCGCCGGTCCGCCGTGATCGAGGCGGAGCCGTGGGAGGTCGCCGGCATCAACAGCCGCGCCGAACTGGCCGAGGTGGAGGCGGCGTGGCAGCAGCGACGGCGGGCGGCGGCGATGGCCGAGGGCGCGACCTTGATCGCGCCGGATACGGTGTGGTTCGCCCACGACACGCGCATCGGCCGCGACGTGACGGTGGAGCCGAACGTGTTCTTCGGCCCCGGCGCGGTGGTGGCGGACGGGGTGACGATCCGCGCGTTCAGCCATATCGAGGGCGCGACGATCGCCGCCGGGGCCGAGATCGGCCCCTATGCGCGGCTGCGGCCCGGGGCGGAGATCGGCGCGAAGGCGAAGGTGGGCAATTTCGTCGAGGTGAAGCAGGCGCGGCTGGGCGCGGGCGCGAAGGCCAACCATCTGAGCTATATCGGCGATGCCGACATCGGGGCCGGGGCGAATATCGGCGCGGGCACGATCACCTGCAATTACGACGGCTTCTTCAAATATCGCACGGTGGTGGGGGCCAACGCCTTCATCGGATCGAACAGCGCGCTGGTGGCGCCGGTATCGGTGGGCGAGGGCGCGATCGTGGGCGCGGGCACGGTGCTGACGCGCGGCGTGGCGGCCGGCGCGCTGGCGATCGTCCGCGCGCCGCAGCAGGACAAGGACGGCTGGGCGACCCGCTTCCGCGAGCGGATGGCGGCGAAGAAGGCCGCAGCGAAGACGTAG
- a CDS encoding NAD(P)-dependent oxidoreductase has protein sequence MASIAFIGLGNMGSPMARHLLRAGHDVTVYNRTAAKADAWVDLYGGRAAPTPAAAAEGADAVFSCVGADPDLEAVTMHRDGCFRTMKRGAVFIDHTTVSARIARQLAVEGKDRGLLVLDAPVTGAQPGAESGTLSIMCGGSAKAFAAGEPLMRAYALRIVHIGGAGSGQQAKMVNQICMVGALQGVAEGLRFAQASDLDLEKVFEVISTGAAASWILTHGWHSMAHDEFDFGLAVDWLRKDLGLALEEARVNGSTLPITALVDQFYAEVQALGGGRQDMSALVRRIKR, from the coding sequence ATGGCAAGCATCGCATTCATCGGTCTCGGCAACATGGGCTCGCCGATGGCGCGGCACCTGCTGCGCGCGGGGCATGACGTGACCGTCTACAACCGCACCGCCGCGAAGGCCGATGCCTGGGTGGATCTGTATGGCGGGCGCGCGGCGCCAACGCCGGCCGCCGCGGCGGAAGGGGCGGACGCGGTCTTCTCCTGCGTCGGCGCCGATCCCGATCTGGAGGCGGTGACGATGCACCGCGACGGCTGCTTCCGCACGATGAAGCGCGGCGCCGTGTTCATCGATCACACCACGGTATCGGCGCGCATCGCCCGCCAGCTGGCGGTGGAGGGCAAGGATCGCGGCCTGCTGGTGCTGGACGCGCCGGTGACGGGGGCGCAGCCCGGCGCGGAATCGGGCACGCTCTCGATCATGTGCGGCGGTTCGGCCAAGGCGTTCGCCGCCGGCGAGCCGCTGATGCGCGCCTATGCGCTGCGCATCGTCCATATCGGCGGGGCGGGCAGCGGCCAGCAGGCCAAGATGGTCAACCAGATCTGCATGGTCGGCGCGCTGCAGGGCGTGGCGGAAGGGCTGCGCTTCGCCCAGGCCTCCGACCTCGATCTGGAGAAAGTGTTCGAGGTGATCTCCACCGGCGCCGCGGCAAGCTGGATCCTCACCCACGGCTGGCACAGCATGGCGCATGACGAGTTCGACTTCGGCCTGGCGGTGGACTGGCTGCGCAAGGATCTGGGCCTCGCCCTGGAGGAGGCGCGGGTGAACGGATCGACGCTGCCGATCACGGCGCTGGTCGACCAGTTCTACGCCGAGGTGCAGGCGCTGGGCGGCGGGCGGCAGGACATGTCGGCGTTGGTGCGCAGGATCAAGCGGTGA
- a CDS encoding chorismate mutase: MPDPLPADRCTTMAEVRAGVDALDEAIVGLFAQRMRYMDAAARIKPTRELVRDEPRKAAVIDHARAVAEARGFPPALAAALYDMLVEGSIAYEMERFDAR, encoded by the coding sequence ATGCCCGATCCCCTTCCCGCCGACCGCTGCACGACCATGGCCGAGGTGCGCGCCGGGGTGGATGCGCTGGACGAGGCGATCGTCGGCCTGTTCGCCCAGCGGATGCGCTACATGGACGCGGCGGCGCGGATCAAGCCCACGCGCGAGCTGGTGCGGGACGAGCCGCGCAAGGCGGCGGTGATCGATCACGCGCGCGCGGTGGCCGAGGCCAGGGGCTTTCCGCCGGCGCTGGCGGCGGCGCTGTACGACATGCTGGTCGAGGGCTCGATCGCCTACGAGATGGAACGCTTCGACGCGCGGTAA
- the glmS gene encoding glutamine--fructose-6-phosphate transaminase (isomerizing) encodes MCGIIGILGQSAVAERLLAGLRRLEYRGYDSAGICTIHDAALDRRRAEGKLDNLARVLAAEPLAGDVGIAHTRWATHGGPTTSNAHPHATGEVAIVHNGIIENFKTLRDELAAKGRVFESQTDSEVVAHLISDQVEAGVDPVEAVRLSLKRLRGAFALAILFRQRPDMIVGARLGSPLVVGYGDDETYLGSDALALAPLTQRIAYLEEGDWVVITRAGTQIYDAQDQPVDRPVTISGITGALIDKGNHRHFMLKEIYEQPVVVAQTIRSYLRPLEGRVSLPIPDFDLGAIRRVTIVACGTSYYAGMVAKYWIERFARVPVEVDNASEFRYREPVMEEGGLALFVSQSGETADTLAALRHARAGGQKIAVVVNVPTSTMAREADLLLPTHAGPEIGVASTKAFTCQLAVLAALAANLARAKGRLSDEEERRIVRHLGEAPAAINAALAYDAAIEEMSGAIAQARDVLYLGRGPDYPLALEGALKLKEISYIHAEGYAAGEMKHGPIALIDEHVPVIVLAPSGPLFEKTVSNMQEVQARGGKVVLVSDYDGIAEAGDDCLATITMPKVHPLIAPIVYAIPVQLLAYHVAVAKGTDVDQPRNLAKSVTVE; translated from the coding sequence ATGTGCGGCATCATCGGCATATTGGGGCAGAGCGCGGTGGCGGAGCGGCTGCTGGCGGGCCTGCGGCGGCTGGAATATCGCGGCTACGATTCGGCCGGCATCTGCACGATCCACGATGCGGCGCTCGATCGCCGGCGCGCCGAGGGCAAGCTGGACAATCTCGCCCGCGTGCTGGCCGCGGAGCCGCTGGCCGGCGACGTCGGCATCGCCCACACCCGCTGGGCGACGCACGGCGGCCCCACGACCAGCAACGCCCACCCCCATGCCACCGGCGAGGTGGCGATCGTCCACAACGGCATCATCGAGAACTTCAAGACCCTGCGGGACGAACTGGCGGCGAAAGGCCGCGTGTTCGAGAGCCAGACGGACAGCGAGGTGGTGGCCCACCTGATCTCCGACCAGGTGGAGGCGGGCGTCGATCCGGTGGAAGCGGTGCGCCTGTCGCTGAAGCGGCTGCGCGGCGCCTTCGCGCTCGCCATCCTGTTCCGCCAGCGGCCGGACATGATCGTCGGCGCGCGGCTCGGCTCGCCGCTGGTGGTGGGCTATGGCGATGACGAGACCTATCTCGGCTCCGACGCGCTGGCGCTGGCGCCGCTCACCCAGCGCATCGCCTATCTGGAGGAGGGCGACTGGGTCGTCATCACGCGCGCGGGCACGCAGATCTACGACGCGCAGGATCAGCCGGTCGATCGGCCGGTCACGATCTCCGGCATCACCGGGGCGCTGATCGACAAGGGCAATCACCGCCACTTCATGCTCAAGGAGATATACGAGCAGCCGGTGGTGGTGGCGCAGACGATCCGATCGTACCTGCGGCCGCTGGAAGGCCGCGTCTCGCTGCCCATCCCCGACTTCGATCTCGGCGCGATCCGGCGGGTGACGATCGTGGCGTGCGGCACCAGCTATTATGCCGGGATGGTGGCGAAATACTGGATCGAGCGGTTCGCCCGTGTGCCGGTGGAGGTCGATAACGCGTCCGAGTTCCGCTACCGCGAGCCGGTGATGGAGGAGGGCGGCCTGGCCCTGTTCGTCAGCCAGTCCGGCGAGACGGCGGACACGCTGGCGGCGCTGCGCCACGCGCGCGCGGGCGGGCAGAAGATCGCCGTCGTCGTCAACGTGCCGACATCGACGATGGCGCGCGAGGCGGACCTGCTGCTGCCGACCCATGCCGGGCCGGAGATCGGCGTCGCCTCCACCAAGGCGTTCACCTGCCAGCTCGCCGTGCTGGCGGCGCTGGCGGCGAACCTCGCCCGCGCCAAGGGCCGCCTCTCCGACGAGGAGGAGCGCCGCATCGTCCGCCACCTGGGCGAGGCGCCGGCCGCGATCAACGCCGCGCTCGCCTATGACGCTGCCATTGAAGAGATGTCCGGGGCGATCGCGCAGGCGCGCGACGTGCTGTATCTGGGCCGCGGGCCGGATTACCCGCTGGCGCTGGAAGGCGCGCTGAAACTCAAGGAGATCAGCTACATCCACGCCGAAGGCTATGCCGCCGGCGAGATGAAGCACGGCCCGATCGCGCTGATCGACGAGCATGTGCCGGTGATCGTCCTCGCCCCCTCCGGCCCGCTGTTCGAGAAGACGGTCTCGAACATGCAGGAGGTGCAGGCGCGCGGCGGCAAGGTGGTGCTGGTCTCCGACTATGACGGCATCGCCGAGGCCGGCGACGACTGCCTGGCGACGATCACGATGCCCAAGGTGCACCCGCTGATCGCGCCGATCGTCTATGCGATCCCGGTGCAGCTGCTCGCCTACCACGTGGCGGTGGCGAAGGGCACGGACGTGGACCAGCCGCGCAACCTGGCGAAATCGGTGACGGTGGAGTGA
- a CDS encoding threonine ammonia-lyase, whose amino-acid sequence MATPHKSVAAPTVPTPSAAEIVSIADVRAAHARIAGAIVRTPTLLSRTLSQLTGARVYLKFENLQFTAAYKERGALNKLLLMPEAARACGVIAASAGNHAQGLAYHGARLGIPVTIVMPKQTPTVKVSQTEGHGATVILHGERFDDAYAHALTVAEERGLTFVHPFDDADVIAGQGTVALEMLADVPEIDTLAIPIGGGGLISGCATVAKAQAEVEGRTIEVVGVQAELYPSMFNRITGSILPCEGDTLAEGIAVKEPGVLTSAIIRRIVDEIVLVSERDLERSVALLLQIEKTVAEGAGAAGLAAVLADPGRFAGRTVGVVLCGGNIDTRLLANVLLRDLARSGRLARLRIRLQDRPGALFQVSRIFDQLAVNILELAHQRIFTNLPAKGLSLDVECETRDKAHLDRLVAALQTAGYEVTPVELA is encoded by the coding sequence ATGGCGACCCCTCACAAATCCGTCGCGGCTCCGACCGTACCTACGCCTTCCGCCGCCGAGATCGTCTCGATCGCGGACGTGCGGGCGGCCCATGCCCGTATCGCCGGCGCGATCGTGCGCACGCCGACGCTGCTCAGCCGCACCCTCTCCCAGCTCACCGGGGCGCGGGTGTATCTGAAGTTCGAGAACCTCCAGTTCACCGCCGCCTACAAGGAGCGCGGCGCCCTGAACAAGCTGCTGCTGATGCCGGAGGCGGCGCGCGCCTGCGGCGTGATCGCGGCCTCCGCCGGCAACCACGCGCAGGGGCTCGCCTATCACGGCGCGCGGCTGGGCATCCCGGTGACGATCGTGATGCCCAAGCAGACGCCGACCGTGAAGGTGTCGCAGACCGAGGGGCATGGCGCCACCGTGATCCTTCATGGCGAGCGGTTCGACGATGCCTATGCCCACGCGCTGACGGTGGCCGAGGAACGCGGCCTCACCTTCGTCCACCCGTTCGACGATGCGGACGTGATCGCCGGCCAGGGCACGGTGGCGCTGGAGATGCTGGCGGACGTGCCGGAAATCGACACGCTGGCGATACCGATCGGCGGCGGCGGCCTGATCTCCGGCTGCGCGACGGTGGCGAAGGCGCAGGCCGAGGTGGAAGGCCGGACGATCGAGGTGGTCGGCGTTCAGGCCGAGCTCTACCCGTCGATGTTCAACCGCATCACCGGCAGCATCCTGCCGTGCGAGGGCGACACGCTGGCCGAGGGCATCGCGGTGAAGGAGCCGGGCGTCCTCACCTCCGCCATCATCCGCCGCATCGTCGACGAGATCGTGCTGGTGAGCGAGCGCGATCTGGAGCGATCGGTGGCGCTGCTGCTGCAGATCGAGAAGACGGTGGCCGAGGGCGCCGGCGCCGCTGGCCTGGCGGCGGTGCTGGCCGATCCCGGCCGCTTCGCCGGGCGCACGGTGGGCGTGGTGCTGTGCGGCGGCAACATCGACACGCGCCTCCTCGCCAACGTGCTGCTGCGCGATCTCGCCCGCTCCGGCCGGCTGGCGCGGCTGCGCATCCGCCTGCAGGATCGGCCGGGCGCGCTGTTCCAGGTCTCGCGCATCTTCGATCAGCTCGCCGTGAACATCCTGGAACTGGCGCACCAGCGCATCTTCACCAACCTGCCGGCCAAGGGGCTGAGCCTGGATGTGGAATGCGAAACGCGCGACAAGGCGCATCTCGACCGGCTGGTCGCCGCGCTGCAAACCGCCGGGTACGAGGTGACGCCGGTGGAGCTGGCGTGA